A DNA window from Acidobacteriota bacterium contains the following coding sequences:
- a CDS encoding ribonuclease T2, with the protein MKKTAAACLSLLLAALLLTTAACNPRPAPTPEPRPARADEALAQSTPTAPQAFDYYLLNLSWSPEFCHSHADKPECAQHLAFVLHGLWPQNTDGSYPQNCSNAPGPADPSKYSDIYPDPGLLQHEWKTHGTCSGLSPDAFFTAARKAMQSVRIPPTLTQLDHQISLPPAQILGLFTSTNPDIPSTSLALSCGNNYLTAVEVCLDKKLTPTQCGPIRSCRANTVRIPPP; encoded by the coding sequence ATGAAGAAGACCGCCGCCGCTTGCCTCTCGCTTCTTCTCGCAGCACTTCTGCTGACGACCGCTGCGTGTAACCCGCGCCCCGCTCCCACGCCCGAACCCAGGCCGGCACGCGCGGACGAAGCTCTGGCGCAGTCCACTCCGACGGCTCCGCAGGCGTTCGACTACTACCTGCTCAATCTCTCCTGGTCTCCGGAGTTCTGCCACAGCCACGCCGACAAGCCCGAGTGCGCGCAGCACCTCGCCTTCGTCCTCCACGGTCTGTGGCCGCAGAATACCGATGGAAGCTATCCGCAGAACTGCTCCAACGCTCCCGGGCCCGCCGACCCATCCAAATACAGCGACATCTACCCTGACCCCGGCCTGCTCCAGCACGAGTGGAAGACACACGGCACCTGCTCCGGCCTCTCGCCCGACGCCTTCTTCACCGCCGCCCGCAAGGCCATGCAATCGGTCAGGATTCCACCAACGCTCACGCAGCTCGACCACCAGATATCATTGCCACCTGCGCAGATTCTCGGTCTCTTCACATCGACGAATCCAGATATACCCAGCACCTCGCTCGCACTCTCCTGCGGCAACAACTACCTCACAGCCGTCGAGGTCTGCCTCGACAAGAAACTGACGCCCACGCAGTGCGGCCCCATCCGCTCCTGCCGCGCAAACACAGTCCGCATCCCACCGCCATAG